One genomic segment of Impatiens glandulifera chromosome 6, dImpGla2.1, whole genome shotgun sequence includes these proteins:
- the LOC124941857 gene encoding probable tRNA N6-adenosine threonylcarbamoyltransferase, translated as MKKMLALGFEGSANKIGVGVVTLDGIILSNPRHTYITPPGQGFLPRETAHHHLEHILPLVKSALDTAQVTKDDIDCLCYTKGPGMGAPLQVSAIVVRVLSQLWKKPIVAVNHCVAHIEMGRIVTGAIDPVVLYVSGGNTQVIAYSEGRYRIFGETIDIAIGNCLDRFARVLTLSNDPSPGYNIEQLAKKGEKFIDIPYVVKGMDVSFSGILSYIETTAEEKLKNNECTPADLCYSLQETLFAMLVEITERAMAHCDKKDILIVGGVGCNVRLQEMMKVMCSERGGNLFATDDRYCVDNGAMIAYTGLLAFAHGTSTPLEESTFTQRFRTDEVLAIWRDKKESSIAGMAL; from the exons atgaagaaaatgtTAGCTCTTGGATTTGAGGGTTCAGCAAACAAGATTGGAGTTGGAGTTGTAACCCTTGATGGGATAATATTATCTAATCCAAGACACACTTACATAACTCCTCCTGGTCAAGGATTTCTCCCAAGAGAAACTGCACATCATCATCTTGAGCATATTCTTCCTCTTGTGAAATCTGCTCTTGATACTGCCCAAGTAACAAAAGATGATATTGATTGTCTTTGTTATACTAAAGGACCAGGTATGGGTGCACCTCTCCAGGTTTCAGCTATTGTTGTTCGGGTTCTTTCTCAATTGTGGAAGAAACCTATTGTTGCTGTAAATCATTGTGTTGCACATATTGAAATGGGTAGGATTGTTACTGGGGCTATTGACCCTGTTGTTTTGTATGTAAGTGGTGGTAATACACAAGTTATTGCTTATAGTGAAGGAAGGTATCGAATTTTTGGTGAGACTATTGATATTGCTATTGGAAATTGTTTGGATCGATTTGCTAGGGTTCTTACCCTGTCTAATGATCCAAGCCCAGGATACAACATTGAGCAG CTTGCTAAGAAAGGAGAGAAGTTTATTGACATACCATATGTGGTGAAAGGGATGGATGTTTCATTCTCTGGAATATTGAGTTACATAGAAACGACAGCTGAAGAGAAACTCAAGAACAATGAATGTACTCCTGCAGATTTGTGTTACTCCCTTCAG GAAACACTCTTTGCAATGCTTGTGGAAATCACAGAAAGAGCAATGGCACACTGTGACAAAAAAGATATTTTGATTGTTGGAGGTGTTGGCTGCAATGTGCGATTGCAGGAGATGATGAAAGTCATGTGTTCTGAGAGAGGAGGAAATTTGTTTGCAACCGATGACAGGTATTGCGTTGACAATGGGGCAATGATTGCATACACCGGTCTATTAGCCTTTGCTCATGGAACATCAACTCCTCTCGAGGAATCAACATTCACTCAAAGATTCCGAACGGATGAAGTGTTGGCAATCTGGAGAGACAAAAAGGAGTCATCAATTGCGGGGATGGCGTTATAG
- the LOC124943675 gene encoding legumain-like: MKFPPILQPPPVVKVEVENSLEMVVVNGEKIPPVVVDEHGEKTPAMVVDKLGEKTPAMVVDELVSEAARFNNLDQLIRMPGGKDVESEQEQDSKTWAVLVAGSKGFENYRHQADVCHAYQILKRGGLEDENIVVFMYDDIAGNELNPRPGVIINHPQGEDLYAGVPKDYTGEEVTAENLYGVLMGNKNSVKGGSGKVIDSKANDRIFIYYSDHGGPGVLGMPNLPFLYSNDLIEVLKKKHAANSYKTMVIYVEACESGSVFEGIMPTDLNIYVTTASNAEESSWGTYCPGMDLPPSPELITCLGDLYSVAWMEDSETHNLKKETIEQQYESVRKRTLNYNIGSHVMEYGNTSFKPEKLYHYQGFDPATVNLPPNKLPPFDFRNSVVNQRDAELLFLWQQYKTSIDDGLEKRSLILKQITDIMMHRVHLDGSIETIGVLLFGPMKGPDALGSLRGPNLPIVNDWSCLKSMVRVFEMHCGSLTQYGMKHMRAFANICNNGVSKAAMEKVCIGACSMKNSAKWHPSTLGGFSA; this comes from the exons ATGAAATTTCCACCGATCCTTCAACCTCCACCCGTAGTAAAGGTTGAAGTAGAAAATTCTTTAGAAATGGTGGTGGTTAATGGTGAAAAAATACCCCCAGTGGTAGTTGACGAACATGGTGAAAAAACACCCGCAATGGTGGTTGACAAACTTGGTGAAAAAACACCCGCAATGGTGGTTGACGAACTTG TGTCTGAAGCTGCGCGGTTCAATAATTTGGATCAACTAATTCGAATGCCCGGCGGTAAAGATGTTGAATCAGAGCAGGAACAAGACAGCAAAACATGGGCAGTTCTAGTTGCCGGTTCGAAGGGATTCGAAAACTATCGCCACCAG GCAGATGTTTGTCATGCGTATCAAATTCTTAAGAGAGGGGGTTTGGAAGATGAGAACATAGTGGTTTTCATGTATGATGATATTGCTGGCAACGAGCTGAATCCTAGGCCTGGTGTTATAATCAATCATCCTCAAGGTGAAGATCTCTATGCAGGTGTGCCTAAG GATTATACTGGTGAAGAAGTTACTGCTGAGAACTTGTATGGTGTTCTTATGGGAAATAAGAATTCTGTTAAAGGTGGAAGTGGGAAAGTTATAGATAGTAAAGCTAATGATAGGATTTTCATATACTATTCTGACCATGGAGGACCAGGAGTACTTG GTATGCCAAACTTGCCTTTTCTTTACAGTAATGACTTGATTGAAGTCTTAAAGAAGAAACATGCTGCCAATAGCTACAAAACAATg GTAATATATGTTGAAGCATGCGAAAGTGGGAGTGTTTTCGAGGGTATAATGCCTACAGATTTGAATATCTACGTCACAACTGCTTCGAATGCTGAAGAGAGTAGTTGGGGAACATACTGTCCAGGAATGGACCTTCCTCCATCTCCCGAGCTCATAACTTGTTTAGGAGATTTGTATAGTGTGGCTTGGATGGAGGATAG TGAGACGCACAATCTGAAGAAAGAAACAATAGAGCAACAATACGAATCG GTAAGAAAAAGGACTTTGAATTACAACATCGGTTCACACGTGATGGAATATGGTAACACAAGCTTTAAACCTGAAAAGCTTTACCACTATCAAGGTTTTGATCCAGCAACTGTAAATTTGCCTCCAAACAAACTCCCACCTTTCGATTTTCGCAATAGTGTCGTGAATCAGAGAGATGCCGAACTTCTTTTCCTATGGCAACag TATAAGACATCTATTGATGATGGTTTGGAAAAGAGAAGTCTAATTTTGAAGCAAATTACCGATATAATGATGCATCGGGTTCATTTAGATGGAAGTATTGAGACAATCGGAGTCCTTTTATTTGGACCCATGAAGGGACCCGATGCACTCGGTTCTCTCCGAGGACCAAATCTCCCAATAGTGAATGATTGGTCGTGCCTCAAATCAATG gttcGGGTTTTTGAGATGCATTGTGGTTCATTGACTCAGTATGGCATGAAACACATGAGAGCATTTGCTAACATTTGCAACAATGGAGTTTCTAAGGCTGCTATGGAAAAAGTTTGTATAGGAGCTTGTAGCATGAAGAATTCTGCTAAGTGGCATCCATCGACCTTAGGAGGATTTAGTGCCTAG